In Zonotrichia albicollis isolate bZonAlb1 unplaced genomic scaffold, bZonAlb1.hap1 Scaffold_83, whole genome shotgun sequence, one DNA window encodes the following:
- the LOC141728077 gene encoding uncharacterized protein LOC141728077 isoform X2 yields the protein MFVPHSKPAMVSSICALSLCTANAAGLSLICPMVSSPPPPGWRSEAELSGCTCPPPLGRKRGGRDGSLHGTIPEKPPPNPPRMLILKAGRRAVPPVSWRAAPAPRKGRPAAGAAATATGPGWSELEQAAGARAVSDADTEDTASDNGRTAGAACAGSGGGAGTGEGIPLDVGAAAGCSPAPQPKQVRAAHGHAHCINPAPSLLGQSPPSPTTQAPSPFGGRSSSLPHPASRSHWPSLRPPRSPIGRIPQGRAHLSHPAPPLAAARALLGARDKMAALPEPLSRGSRLPVRRAQEKRAPSEGPPAAPPQQKRSRTGLGPGDAKAAPKAPLRAPLRTLGRDAAAGENGSVTSMSSKGASKRPPWDLRGQLGDLREALGQAQEQLQGLDSEKRELESGNRQLRERLERLERLQRELGERESRESSLCTQISSLELEVSQCRKELQQIRGRVEALEAEEQQLQAQEQQWRQERDKALGRAQELAEQLENAMVVAEDTFSRQEFQFLRREQRQPQHQAQLGGLGLGRAAQEPLLQGGPQFQRRKPRKKWQFWTRLWKKN from the exons atgtttgttccccacagcaaaccagctatggtctcctccatctgtgccctctccctctgcactgcaaacgCAGCAGGTTTGTCTCTCATCTGCCCCATGGTttcatccccaccccctccgggctggagatcagaggcagagctctcgggatgcacctgccccccgccactagggcgcaagagaggcggcagagatggcagcctcCATGGGACAATCCCCGAAAAACCACCCCCGAACCCGCCGAGAATGCTGATCTTAAAAGCAGGGAGACGGGCTGTCCCCCCAGTCAGCTGGCGGGCAGCCCCCGCTCCACGGAAGGGGAGGCCagccgccggggccgctgctACAGCAACCGGTCCGGGATGGTCCGAGCTCGAACAAGCCGCCGGTGCCAGGGCAGTCTCTGACGCCGACacggaggacacagcctccgacaacggcaggactgctggggcagcctgtgcaggcagcGGGGGGGGAGCCGGAACCGGGGAGGGAATCCCGCTGGATGTAGGAGCGGCCGCGGGTTGTTCCCCCGCCCCGCAACCAAAACAAGTCCGTGCCGCGCATGGCCACGCCCACTGCATAAACCCCGCGCCGTCCCTGCTCGGCCAATCCCCGCCCTCTCCCACCACACAAGCCCCGTCCCCTTTTGGCGGGCgatcctcctccctgcctcacCCCGCCTCGCGCTCCCATTGGCCGTCTCTTCGCCCGCCTCGCTCTCCCATTGGCCGAATTCCACAGGGGCGGGCCCACCTCTCCCATCCCGCCCCGCCATTGGCCGCGGCGCGGGCGCTGCTTGGCGCGCGGGACAAGATGGCAGCGCTCCCGGAGCCGCTCTCGCGGGGCTCGCGGCTGCCGGTACGCCGGGCCCAGGAGAAGCGGGCCCCTTCCGAGGGGCCGCCGGCGGCCCCTCCCCAGCAG AAACGATCGCGGACCGGGCTCGGACCGGGAGATGCCAAGGCCGCGCCCAAGGCCCCCCTCAGGGCCCCGCTGCGAACGCTGGGCCGCGACGCGGCCGCTGGGGAGAACG gctccgtCACCAGCATGAGCTCCAAGGGCGCCTCCAAGCGGCCGCCGTGGGACCTGCGGGGGCAGCTCGGGGACCTGCGGGAGGCGCTGGGCcaggcccaggagcagctgcaggggctggacaGCGAGAAACGGGAGCTGGAGAGCGGCAACCGGCAGCTGAGGGAGCGGCTGGAGCGGCTGGAGcggctgcagagggagctgggcgagagggagagcagagagagcagcctgtGCACCCAGATCAG ctccctggagctggaggtgtcTCAGTGCCgtaaggagctgcagcagatccGGGGCCGGGTGGAGGCCCTGGAGgccgaggagcagcagctgcaggcgcaggagcagcagtggcGGCAGGAGAGGGAcaaggccctgggccgggcacAGGAGCTGGCGGAGCAGCTGGAGAACGCCATG GTTGTCGCTGAGGATACGTTTTCCCGGCAGGAGTTTCAGTTTCTCCGCCGGGAGCAGCGGCAGCCGCAGCACCAGGCCCAGCTCGGGGGGCTCGGCCTCGGCCGGGCAGCACAGGAGCCCCTCCTCCAGGGCGGCCCTCAGTTCCAGAGGCGAAAGCCAAGGAAAAAATGGCAGTTTTGGACTCGCCTCTGGAAAAAGAACTGa
- the LOC141728077 gene encoding uncharacterized protein LOC141728077 isoform X1 has protein sequence MFVPHSKPAMVSSICALSLCTANAAGLSLICPMVSSPPPPGWRSEAELSGCTCPPPLGRKRGGRDGSLHGTIPEKPPPNPPRMLILKAGRRAVPPVSWRAAPAPRKGRPAAGAAATATGPGWSELEQAAGARAVSDADTEDTASDNGRTAGAACAGSGGGAGTGEGIPLDVGAAAGCSPAPQPKQVRAAHGHAHCINPAPSLLGQSPPSPTTQAPSPFGGRSSSLPHPASRSHWPSLRPPRSPIGRIPQGRAHLSHPAPPLAAARALLGARDKMAALPEPLSRGSRLPVRRAQEKRAPSEGPPAAPPQQKRSRTGLGPGDAKAAPKAPLRAPLRTLGRDAAAGENDGPCEAASVAAAPRAGSVTSMSSKGASKRPPWDLRGQLGDLREALGQAQEQLQGLDSEKRELESGNRQLRERLERLERLQRELGERESRESSLCTQISSLELEVSQCRKELQQIRGRVEALEAEEQQLQAQEQQWRQERDKALGRAQELAEQLENAMVVAEDTFSRQEFQFLRREQRQPQHQAQLGGLGLGRAAQEPLLQGGPQFQRRKPRKKWQFWTRLWKKN, from the exons atgtttgttccccacagcaaaccagctatggtctcctccatctgtgccctctccctctgcactgcaaacgCAGCAGGTTTGTCTCTCATCTGCCCCATGGTttcatccccaccccctccgggctggagatcagaggcagagctctcgggatgcacctgccccccgccactagggcgcaagagaggcggcagagatggcagcctcCATGGGACAATCCCCGAAAAACCACCCCCGAACCCGCCGAGAATGCTGATCTTAAAAGCAGGGAGACGGGCTGTCCCCCCAGTCAGCTGGCGGGCAGCCCCCGCTCCACGGAAGGGGAGGCCagccgccggggccgctgctACAGCAACCGGTCCGGGATGGTCCGAGCTCGAACAAGCCGCCGGTGCCAGGGCAGTCTCTGACGCCGACacggaggacacagcctccgacaacggcaggactgctggggcagcctgtgcaggcagcGGGGGGGGAGCCGGAACCGGGGAGGGAATCCCGCTGGATGTAGGAGCGGCCGCGGGTTGTTCCCCCGCCCCGCAACCAAAACAAGTCCGTGCCGCGCATGGCCACGCCCACTGCATAAACCCCGCGCCGTCCCTGCTCGGCCAATCCCCGCCCTCTCCCACCACACAAGCCCCGTCCCCTTTTGGCGGGCgatcctcctccctgcctcacCCCGCCTCGCGCTCCCATTGGCCGTCTCTTCGCCCGCCTCGCTCTCCCATTGGCCGAATTCCACAGGGGCGGGCCCACCTCTCCCATCCCGCCCCGCCATTGGCCGCGGCGCGGGCGCTGCTTGGCGCGCGGGACAAGATGGCAGCGCTCCCGGAGCCGCTCTCGCGGGGCTCGCGGCTGCCGGTACGCCGGGCCCAGGAGAAGCGGGCCCCTTCCGAGGGGCCGCCGGCGGCCCCTCCCCAGCAG AAACGATCGCGGACCGGGCTCGGACCGGGAGATGCCAAGGCCGCGCCCAAGGCCCCCCTCAGGGCCCCGCTGCGAACGCTGGGCCGCGACGCGGCCGCTGGGGAGAACG atgGCCCTTGCGAGGCGGCGTCGGTGGCGGCTGCTCCTCGGGCTG gctccgtCACCAGCATGAGCTCCAAGGGCGCCTCCAAGCGGCCGCCGTGGGACCTGCGGGGGCAGCTCGGGGACCTGCGGGAGGCGCTGGGCcaggcccaggagcagctgcaggggctggacaGCGAGAAACGGGAGCTGGAGAGCGGCAACCGGCAGCTGAGGGAGCGGCTGGAGCGGCTGGAGcggctgcagagggagctgggcgagagggagagcagagagagcagcctgtGCACCCAGATCAG ctccctggagctggaggtgtcTCAGTGCCgtaaggagctgcagcagatccGGGGCCGGGTGGAGGCCCTGGAGgccgaggagcagcagctgcaggcgcaggagcagcagtggcGGCAGGAGAGGGAcaaggccctgggccgggcacAGGAGCTGGCGGAGCAGCTGGAGAACGCCATG GTTGTCGCTGAGGATACGTTTTCCCGGCAGGAGTTTCAGTTTCTCCGCCGGGAGCAGCGGCAGCCGCAGCACCAGGCCCAGCTCGGGGGGCTCGGCCTCGGCCGGGCAGCACAGGAGCCCCTCCTCCAGGGCGGCCCTCAGTTCCAGAGGCGAAAGCCAAGGAAAAAATGGCAGTTTTGGACTCGCCTCTGGAAAAAGAACTGa
- the LOC141728040 gene encoding serine/threonine-protein kinase pim-1-like codes for MVTGISSISQFWSTSTEGFSGSPSQHRGILGEPIGRDRFRRSQTSPGERKIVLSLSLVLSLSLPFPVSGTLLSGSLARRPSPLPASLSPAGPGHAPDPPPAPGGAAPCPAPPSRRGLAFARLWPYWRGRCRAGISAWGGGGIAALCLRLARARPRPRGRLQSRPRPRPRLLPGPAEGTRGAAAPAASAAASPARAPPLGSAAAGPEPPVPRSWERPPGHGRPGAAEERSGAVAGPGPSADSRVPPAGTAQEARQERHRLGSLLGRGGFGRVFAATRLSDGAPVAIKRVPRNRVRHWGELPDGTSAPLEIVLLAKVSTGFPGVVQLLEWLELPNCIVMVLERPEQCQDLQRFIGARRFLPEEEARELFRQVLEAVRHCTSCGVLHRDIKPENILVDLDTGQAKLIDFGCGTYLQDTVYTHFAGTLSYSPPEWNDFGWYHGEAATVWSLGILLHQMVCGEHPFRRGRNLSWGQLPLPQRLSQECKDLIWWCLSVNSLDRPTLEDLFCVPWMQDIPLP; via the exons AAAAAtcgttctttctctttctctcgttctttctctttctctccctttcccggTGTCGGGCACGCTTCTCTCGGggtcccttgcccggcgtccctctcctctccccgcctccctgtcccctgccggaccgggccatgcccccgacccgcccccggccccgggcggggctgccccgtgcccggccccgccgtcccgccgcggtctcgccttcgcccggctctggccgtactggcgggggcgctgccgggcgggcatcagtgcctggggcgggggcggcatcgccgccctttgcctccgcctggcccgagcccggccccggccccgaggCAGGCTCcagtcccggccccggccccggccccggctcctcccggggcccgcggagggcacacgcggcgcggccgctcccgccgcctccgctgcggcttccccggcccgagctccgccgctcggcagcgcggccgccggccccgagcctcccgtgccgcgttcctgGGAGCGAccgcctgggcatggccggcccggggcggctGAGgagcgctcgggggccgttgctggccccgggccgagcgctgacagccgcgtcccgcccgcagggacggcgcaggaggcccggcaggagcggcaccggctgggatcgctgctggggcgcggcGGCTTCGGCAGAGTCTTCGCGGCCACGCGGCTCTCGGACGGCGCCCCg gtggccatcaaaaGGGTGCCACGGAACCGCGTCCGGCACTGGggcgagctg cccgacggcaccagcgcacccctggagatcgtgctgctggccaaggtgtccactggcttccccggtgtggtccagctgctggagtggctcGAGCTCCCCAACTGCATCGTGATGGTGCTGGAGCggccagagcagtgtcaggaccTGCAGCGTTTCATCGGGGCACGGCGGTTTCTGCCCGAGGAGGAGGCGCGGGAGCTGTtccgccaggtgctggaggccgtgcggcactgcaccagctgcggggtcctgcacagggacatcaaGCCAGAGAACATCCTGGTTGACCTGGACACCGGGCAGGCCAAGCTGATTGactttggctgtggcacctacctgcaggacacagtctACACTCACTTTGCAG GAACACTGTCCTACAGCCCCCCGGAATGGAACGACTTTGGCTGGTACCATGGCGAGGCAGCAACGGTctggtccctgggcatcctgctgcaccagatggtctgcggggagcaccctttcaggaggggccggaacctcagctggggccagctcccgctgccacaaaggctctctcaag aGTGCAAAGACCTGATCTGGTGGTGTTTATCCGTGAACTCCTTGGACAGACCCACACTGGaagacctgttctgtgttccttgGATGCAGGATATTCCTCTGCCATAG